A region from the Danaus plexippus chromosome 26, MEX_DaPlex, whole genome shotgun sequence genome encodes:
- the LOC116774317 gene encoding AF4/FMR2 family member 1 isoform X3 → MMLGFLTTGGFGYQNRLTLLQQLIECGDVLLGREFVRGLDNRISNSRSSVSPDVVNKDLGLSESDDEVAATTTRLEPILSPIGSGGSPSSGSSSPSDSESESSSAESSPAVPPPAPVPAPQRSSWSLSNFAPPPPPDHADLSNVLADAKGKPSPISELSDSEASSPSPGARRRRSLANRTSAASSDDEAPRPNPVRTQTSPTIAQNTGVKRGRPPKARTSEERPAKKKRGRPPKTRPPSPAPDSEAEADPPQHLQETKTHIFRKVFTPKKTDDGCGGKGGKGGKGKGSKGKSQVTIIEVTAPELGTGGEDRRHSERSAERRNEEAIARVSPPREPETLTRKREADRMANERIQERVSIERHDRIQERPDRTPIDRILDRTERIPERRSSDRLPPDRISNDRISSDRLSDRSSLNNSERKSTDRLSTDKMLIDRIHGDRISVDKMSHDRLSGDKLSHDRLSGDKLSHDRLSNDKMSHDKLSIDRLSGDKLPLDRVERVAPDRYIRAEADVGFVQNSLPNGSERRRSRSSRLTVSIPLARLRVETLRVLQRPQRNAPAPTPPTPPTPPTPPTDHTLEGGSSGVERAGRTPIYYSYFERLPADALSDEERDHKYYLGEAKRLRTEAEREQEPLARVMLYLESVLCFVLTGRVLELELDTKRAFTIYRETIEYIKSIHSMPQRFRASPHSTFSKLDILSLRVQALLYLRMFKMYSREVKEYNKIVQEYQQKPACAEAVSGGAGVTVSSARSASPLSPSPSPAGSVGSGSGSGSGSGSGSSGYCSLAPGAYCTLAHAVPAHAHHALLQLTKYYTFLYVAHDLWEQADCLCRLRPNQDLFIAVDRKCGPLTLFSTFRHLVQYVRHAISLLKNAARE, encoded by the exons ATGATGTTGGGATTCCTTACAACCGGCGGCTTTGGATACCAGAACCGGCTGACATTGCTTCAGCAGCTGATAGAATGTGGTGATGTTCTACTCGGAAGGGAATTCGTTCGTG GTTTGGACAATCGGATATCAAACTCAAGGAGTTCAGTATCACC TGACGTGGTGAACAAAGATCTCGGTCTGTCAGAGAGCGATGATGAAGTAGCCGCAACCACCACAAGGCTTGAACC CATCCTCTCTCCTATCGGTTCCGGTGGTTCTCCGAGTTCTGGCAGTTCATCTCCATCAGATTCTGAATCGGAGTCATCATCAGCGGAGTCCAGCCCGGCGGTGCCTCCGCCCGCACCCGTCCCAGCACCACAGAGGTCTTCTTGGAGCCTGTCGAACTTCGCTCCACCACCGCCACCCGACCACGCGGATCTAAGTAATGTTTTGGCCGACGCTAAAGGGAAACCG AGCCCAATTTCAGAGTTATCCGACTCTGAAGCATCGTCGCCTTCTCCTGGCGCGAGGAGACGGAGATCACTTGCCAACAGAACCTCCGCCGCCTCCAGTGACGATGAAGCACCAAGACCTAACCCG GTTCGAACCCAAACCTCGCCCACCATAGCTCAGAACACGGGTGTGAAACGCGGCAGGCCCCCCAAAGCCCGGACTTCGGAAGAAAGGCCGGCAAAGAAAAAGCGTGGCAGACCTCCGAAAACGAGGCCCCCATCACCGGCCCCGGACAGTGAGGCTGAGGCTGACCCCCCGCAACACCTTCAGGAAACCAAGACCCATATATTCCGCAAG GTTTTCACGCCCAAGAAGACGGACGATGGATGCGGTGGAAAAGGTGGGAAAGGAGGAAAAGGGAAGGGGAGTAAGGGAAAGAGTCAAGTGACCATCATAGAGGTGACGGCTCCTGAACTAGGTACTGGCGGTGAAGATAGGAGACACAGTGAGAGATCAGCGGAACGAAGGAACGAAGAGGCGATCGCCAGAGTATCACCGCCACGGGAACCGGAAACACTAACACGGAAACGGGAAGCGGATAGAATGGCCAACGAGAGGATACAGGAAAGAGTCTCTATAGAAAGGCACGACCGGATACAAGAGAGACCAGACAGAACCCCCATCGACCGAATACTGGACAGAACCGAGCGGATACCGGAGAGACGGTCCAGCGACCGATTACCACCCGACAGAATATCCAACGATCGGATATCTTCAGATCGATTGTCGGATCGATCGTCCCTTAACAACTCGGAAAGGAAATCAACAGATCGATTATCGACTGACAAAATGTTGATCGATCGGATACACGGCGACCGGATTTCGGTCGACAAAATGTCTCACGACCGGCTATCCGGTGATAAACTCTCTCACGATAGGTTGTCGGGCGACAAGTTGTCGCACGACCGACTATCGAACGACAAGATGTCGCATGACAAATTATCAATAGACCGGCTATCAGGGGATAAGTTACCTTTAGATAGAGTCGAAAGGGTCGCACCAGATCGCTATATAAGGGCGGAGGCTGACGTCGGTTTCGTACAAAACTCATTACCGAACG GTTCAGAGCGTCGTCGTTCGCGGTCGTCTCGTCTAACAGTGTCCATACCTCTGGCAAGATTGAGAGTTGAAACACTCCGAGTATTACAACGACCGCAAAGAAATGCCCCAGCGCCCACGCCGCCAACGCCACCCACACCGCCCACGCCGCCCACTGACCAC ACGCTAGAGGGCGGTAGTAGCGGCGTTGAACGCGCTGGTCGTACCCCTATATACTATTCATACTTTGAAAGACTACCAGCCGACGCCCTGTCTGACGAGGAAAGGGACCATaa ATATTACCTCGGCGAAGCCAAACGTCTGCGCACAGAGGCCGAGAGGGAACAAGAGCCGCTCGCGCGAGTGATGCTGTATTTAGAATCAGTGCTGTGCTTCGTCCTGACCGGTCGAGTGCTGGAACTAGAGCTCGATACTAAACGGGCCTTCACTATATATCGAGAGACTATCGAATACATTAAATCGATACACTCGATGCCGCAGCGGTTCAGAGCCTCCCCACATTCAACTTTCAGCAAGTTGGATATCTTGAG TTTGCGGGTACAAGCGTTGCTGTACTTGCGCATGTTCAAGATGTACAGTCGGGAGGTGAAGGAATACAACAAGATTGTACAGGAGTATCAGCAGAAG CCGGCGTGTGCGGAGGCCGTGTCCGGTGGCGCGGGTGTGACCGTATCGTCGGCGCGCTCGGCGTCCCCTCTCTCGCCGTCTCCGTCGCCCGCGGGGTCGGTGGGCTCGGGCTCCGGCTCGGGCTCGGGCTCCGGTTCGGGCTCGTCGGGCTACTGCTCGCTAGCCCCCGGGGCTTACTGTACACTCGCACACGCGGTGCCCGCCCACGCCCACCACGCTCTGCTACAACTGACCAAGTATTATACGTTCCTGTACGTAGCACACGACCTATGGGAACAGGCCGACTGTCTGTGTCGACTGAGACCCAATCAAG ATCTATTCATCGCCGTGGACCGTAAGTGCGGGCCGCTGACTTTGTTTTCTACGTTCCGTCATCTAGTGCAGTACGTGAGGCACGCTATATCGCTTCTCAAGAACGCCGCCAGGGAGTGA